In Haloarchaeobius salinus, the sequence CCGCCGAGAGCGCCGCCGCCGTCATCTCTTCGGCGCTCTCGACGCTCACGAGGTCGGCGTAGGGGACCCCGGTAACGGGGTCGCCGTCGGTCACCGCGTGCGGGCCGACCGCCCCGTGGATCAGCGTCACGTCCGCGCCGAGGACGTAGCAGGCCCGCGCGACGGCCCGGCCCGTCCGCCCGGAGGCACGGTTCGTCAGCACGCGTACCGGGTCGATGGCCTCCACGGTCGCGCCGCTGGTGACGACGACGTGGCGGTCCGAAAGGGGCGTGTCGCCCGTCGCCCGGGCGACGCCGAGGGCGATGGCGTCCTCCGTCGCGATCTTCGCCTTGCCCTCCTCGACGCGGGGGTCGACGAAGTCCACGCCCCACGACTGCAGGGTGTCCATCGCCTCCAGCACGCCCGGGTGGTCGTACATCGGCTCGTGCATCGCCGGCGCGACGACGACCGGCACGTCGGCCCCGAGCGCGGTCGTCGCGCACGTCGTGACGGGCGTGTCGTCGACCGCGGCGGCTATCTTGCCGACCGTGTTCGCCGTCGCCGGCGCGATCAGGAGCACGTCCGCCCAGCCCTCGCGGCCGCAGAGCTCGACGTGCTCGACCTTCCCGGTTATCTCGGTGACGACGTCGTGCTCCGTGGCGAACTCGACCGCCCAGGGGTGCACGATGCCCTCCGCGCTGTGGCTCATCACCGCGCGGACGTTCGCGCCACGCCGGCGCAGCTCGTGGGCCAACTCGACGGTCTTGACGGCGGCTATCGACCCCGTGATGCCGAGCGCGACGTTCACTCCGTCCAGCATAGCCCCGGCTTCGTGGTCCCGGCTCATGTGTGTTCCGTCAGTTCTCCTCGTCGTCGGCCGCGACGACGCTCGGGTGCATCGTCGGCTCGTCGTCCAGCATCTCGGTGTACGGCCGGAGCGCCTCCCGGGCGCGCTCGTCGCGCTCCATGCGCTCGGCGTCGTCGATCTCCGCACAGCCCGGCGGCACCTCGCGGCCCCTGCCGGTGAAGTAGCCCTCCGGCGTCACCCAGTCGTGGTAGAAGTTCACGTCGGAGTCGTGGACGATGGTCCGCCCGACGGTCGCGCCGTGGCCCGCACAGACGATGGCCTGATGGTACTGGTCGGCGAGCCGACCCGCCGCGTAGATGCCGTCGACGTTCGTCCGGCCCTCCCGGTCGGCCAGGAC encodes:
- the coaBC gene encoding bifunctional phosphopantothenoylcysteine decarboxylase/phosphopantothenate--cysteine ligase CoaBC gives rise to the protein MLDGVNVALGITGSIAAVKTVELAHELRRRGANVRAVMSHSAEGIVHPWAVEFATEHDVVTEITGKVEHVELCGREGWADVLLIAPATANTVGKIAAAVDDTPVTTCATTALGADVPVVVAPAMHEPMYDHPGVLEAMDTLQSWGVDFVDPRVEEGKAKIATEDAIALGVARATGDTPLSDRHVVVTSGATVEAIDPVRVLTNRASGRTGRAVARACYVLGADVTLIHGAVGPHAVTDGDPVTGVPYADLVSVESAEEMTAAALSAVDGDDDGGTAADALVSVAAIGDYTVDPADEKIRSGQDELSLSLSPTAKLLDTVRTEHPDLRMVGFKTETSGDDDAMVAAARETAARAGLAFVVANDASVMGEESSRALLVHEEGYSEFEGAKSVLGLEVARALAATFPSE